One stretch of Streptomyces sp. NBC_01363 DNA includes these proteins:
- a CDS encoding SHOCT domain-containing protein, producing MPGLLRGVARTAVIAGTATSVSNRVSRRQAGRWARQDAEQAQPRPAPAAPPPPAPTALAPEDEMSNKIAQLKDLGDLKSQGVLSESEFEAQKARILAG from the coding sequence ATGCCAGGCCTTCTTCGTGGCGTCGCCCGTACAGCGGTGATCGCCGGAACCGCCACCTCCGTCTCCAACCGGGTATCCCGGCGCCAGGCGGGCCGCTGGGCGCGGCAGGACGCCGAGCAGGCGCAGCCCCGGCCGGCCCCCGCGGCGCCGCCGCCTCCGGCGCCCACGGCCCTCGCGCCGGAGGACGAGATGAGCAACAAGATCGCCCAGCTCAAGGACCTCGGCGACCTCAAGAGCCAGGGTGTGCTGAGCGAGAGCGAGTTCGAGGCCCAGAAGGCCAGGATCCTCGCAGGCTGA
- a CDS encoding metal-dependent hydrolase translates to MMGPAHSLSGAAAWLGVGAAAAAAGHAMPWPVLVVGALITAGAALAPDLDHKSATISRAFGPVSRGLCEIVDKLSHAVYKATRMRGDSTRNGGHRTLTHTWLWAVLIGAGASAAAITGGRWAVLGILFVHLVLAVEGLLWRAARMSSDVLVWLLGATSAWILAGVLDKPGNGSDWLFTAPGQEYLWLGLPIVLGALVHDIGDALTVSGCPILWPIPVGRKRWYPIGPPKAMRFRAGSWVELKVLMPVFMVLGGVGGAAALNFI, encoded by the coding sequence ATGATGGGACCGGCACACTCTCTGTCAGGGGCAGCGGCCTGGCTGGGGGTGGGCGCGGCGGCGGCGGCCGCCGGCCACGCGATGCCGTGGCCCGTCCTCGTCGTCGGCGCGCTGATCACCGCCGGGGCCGCGCTGGCCCCGGACCTCGACCACAAGTCCGCGACCATCTCGCGCGCCTTCGGGCCGGTGTCCCGGGGGCTCTGCGAGATTGTCGACAAGCTCTCGCACGCCGTCTACAAGGCGACCAGGATGCGCGGCGACTCGACCCGCAACGGCGGCCACCGGACGCTGACCCACACCTGGCTGTGGGCGGTCCTGATCGGCGCCGGAGCCTCCGCGGCGGCGATCACCGGCGGCCGGTGGGCGGTCCTGGGGATCCTCTTCGTCCACCTGGTGCTCGCCGTCGAAGGGCTGCTGTGGCGGGCCGCCCGGATGTCCAGCGACGTCCTGGTCTGGCTGCTCGGCGCGACCAGCGCCTGGATACTGGCCGGTGTCCTGGACAAGCCGGGCAACGGCTCGGACTGGCTGTTCACCGCCCCCGGCCAGGAGTACCTCTGGCTCGGGCTGCCGATCGTGCTCGGCGCCCTCGTCCACGACATCGGCGACGCGCTCACCGTCTCCGGCTGCCCGATCCTGTGGCCCATCCCGGTCGGCCGCAAGCGCTGGTACCCGATCGGCCCGCCGAAGGCCATGCGGTTCCGGGCCGGGAGCTGGGTGGAGCTGAAGGTGCTGATGCCGGTGTTCATGGTGCTCGGGGGAGTGGGCGGAGCGGCCGCGCTGAACTTCATCTGA
- a CDS encoding ABC transporter ATP-binding protein yields the protein MIGVAVPAYDPAAPESATTLPVGTPTTVRSYVRELLRRHRGRFTVLVAFNAIAVIASIVGPYLLGGLVEDLSDGGRELHLERTAGVFALALIVQTVFTRLMRLRSAMLGEEMLADLREDFLVRSVGLPPGVLERAGTGDLLSRITTDIDRLANAMREAVPQLAIGVVWAGLLLGALTVTAPPLALSVLIALPVLILGCRWYFKRAPSAYRSEAAGYAAVAAMLAETVDAGRTVEAHRLGARRVALSDTRIAQWTAWERYTLFLRSVLFPVINVTYVTILGAVLMLGGWFVIEGWLTVGQLTTGALLAQMMVDPIGLILRWYDELQVAQVSLARLVGVRDIEPDAGDAGVVPDGRDVRADEVRFGYRAGLDVLHRVSLDVAPGTRLALVGPSGAGKSTLGRLLAGIYAPRTGEVTLGGAELSRMKAEDVRAHVALVNQEHHVFVGSLRDNLLLARTGAEDAELWASLAAVDADGWARSLDEGLDTEVGSGGLALTPAQAQQIALARLVLADPHTLVLDEATSLLDPRAARHLERSLARVLDGRTVVAIAHRLHTAHDADVIAVVEGGRISELGSHDELVAADGAYAALWRSWHG from the coding sequence ATGATCGGCGTCGCAGTACCGGCGTACGACCCGGCCGCGCCGGAGTCGGCGACGACCCTGCCGGTCGGCACCCCCACCACCGTACGGAGCTATGTACGCGAGCTGCTGCGGCGCCATCGCGGACGGTTCACCGTACTCGTCGCGTTCAACGCCATCGCGGTGATCGCGTCGATCGTCGGCCCCTATCTGCTGGGCGGGCTGGTCGAGGACCTCTCCGACGGTGGGCGGGAGCTCCATCTGGAGCGCACCGCCGGGGTGTTCGCGCTCGCGCTGATCGTGCAGACCGTGTTCACCCGGCTGATGCGCCTGCGGAGCGCGATGCTCGGTGAGGAGATGCTGGCCGATCTGCGCGAGGACTTCCTCGTACGGTCGGTCGGGCTGCCGCCGGGGGTGCTGGAGCGGGCCGGTACCGGAGATCTGCTCTCCAGGATCACCACGGACATCGACCGGCTGGCCAATGCGATGCGTGAGGCCGTGCCGCAGCTGGCGATCGGTGTGGTGTGGGCGGGGCTGCTGCTCGGTGCGCTCACCGTGACCGCTCCCCCGCTGGCACTCTCCGTACTGATCGCGCTGCCGGTGCTGATCCTCGGCTGCCGCTGGTACTTCAAGCGGGCACCGTCCGCATACCGTTCGGAGGCCGCGGGGTACGCCGCGGTCGCCGCGATGCTGGCGGAGACGGTGGACGCCGGACGGACGGTGGAGGCGCACCGGCTGGGTGCGCGCCGGGTGGCGCTGTCGGACACGCGCATCGCCCAGTGGACGGCGTGGGAACGCTACACATTGTTCCTGCGCTCCGTGCTCTTCCCCGTCATCAACGTCACGTACGTGACGATTCTGGGCGCGGTGCTGATGCTCGGCGGCTGGTTCGTCATCGAGGGCTGGCTGACCGTGGGACAGCTGACGACGGGTGCGCTGCTGGCGCAGATGATGGTCGACCCGATCGGTCTGATCCTGCGCTGGTACGACGAGCTGCAGGTCGCCCAGGTGTCGCTGGCCCGGCTGGTCGGGGTGCGGGACATCGAACCGGACGCGGGCGATGCGGGCGTCGTCCCGGACGGCCGGGACGTGCGGGCCGACGAGGTGCGCTTCGGGTACCGCGCCGGCCTCGACGTCCTGCACCGGGTGTCGCTGGACGTCGCGCCGGGGACGCGCCTCGCGCTGGTCGGCCCGTCCGGCGCCGGCAAGTCCACGCTGGGCCGGCTGCTGGCCGGGATCTACGCCCCGCGTACGGGCGAAGTGACGCTCGGCGGCGCCGAGTTGTCACGGATGAAGGCGGAGGACGTACGTGCGCATGTGGCGCTGGTCAACCAGGAGCACCATGTGTTCGTCGGTTCGCTGCGGGACAACCTCCTGCTGGCCCGTACGGGCGCCGAGGACGCCGAGCTGTGGGCGTCACTGGCGGCCGTCGACGCGGACGGCTGGGCGAGGAGCCTGGACGAGGGGCTGGACACCGAGGTCGGCTCCGGCGGTCTGGCGCTGACTCCGGCCCAGGCCCAGCAGATCGCCCTGGCCCGGCTGGTCCTGGCCGATCCGCACACGCTGGTGCTGGACGAGGCGACATCGCTGCTGGACCCGCGGGCGGCCCGCCATCTGGAGCGCTCACTGGCCCGGGTGCTGGACGGCCGTACGGTCGTGGCCATCGCACACCGGCTGCACACCGCGCACGACGCGGACGTGATCGCGGTGGTGGAGGGCGGCCGGATCAGTGAACTGGGCAGTCATGACGAGCTGGTGGCGGCGGACGGCGCGTATGCGGCGCTGTGGCGGTCCTGGCACGGCTGA
- a CDS encoding glycoside hydrolase family 15 protein produces the protein MRMDRYPPIAEHGLVGDLQTAALVSSQGVVDWFAAPRFDSPSIFAALLDHDGGGFFRLAADDPESSCRQLYYPDTAVLVTRFMSPDGVGEVLDWMPPERTGTPTDRHTLVRYVRAVRGTVRFAMECRPRFDYGRASHEIDPIPGGAVFRAPGIAAHLRTGFSVVRDGQDAVGEVVLNVGESTVAVFTVCAADGAAPPAPTVDATTEQLWEVVDFWQRWVRTSHYRGRWSDMVIRSAITLKLLTYAPSGAPVAAATTGLPEQVGGERNWDYRYTWVRDGALSVRALLDLGFVDEAIAFTHWLGDRLREDSGEEPLRIMYRVDGEPLLTEEILAHFEGYRGSYPVRLGNAAAGQLQLDIYGEALYALSEGREVGVQAGYQGWQVVARTLDWLVDHWDRPDEGIWETRGGRQDFTYSRVMCWAAFDRGLRLASELSRPADTARWTSTRDAILEQVMDRGWSESEQAFVQYYGGGVLDASLLLMPRVGFLAPKDPGWLATLDAMDRTLVSDSLVYRYDPAASPDGLRGSEGTFSLCTFLYVDALARAGRLRKARYTFEKMLTYANHVGLFAEEIGPSGEQLGNFPQAFTHLSLITAARTLDEALDRARAGERG, from the coding sequence ATGCGCATGGACCGATACCCACCCATTGCCGAACACGGGCTGGTGGGCGACCTGCAGACCGCCGCACTGGTCTCCTCGCAGGGAGTCGTCGACTGGTTCGCCGCCCCCAGGTTCGATTCCCCCAGCATCTTCGCCGCACTGCTCGACCATGACGGCGGCGGCTTCTTCCGGCTGGCAGCCGACGACCCCGAGAGCTCCTGCCGGCAGCTCTACTACCCGGACACCGCGGTCCTGGTCACCCGCTTCATGTCGCCGGACGGCGTGGGCGAGGTGCTCGACTGGATGCCGCCCGAGCGCACCGGGACCCCCACCGACCGGCACACTCTGGTGCGGTACGTGCGCGCGGTGCGCGGGACCGTACGGTTCGCCATGGAGTGCCGGCCCCGGTTCGACTACGGCCGGGCCTCCCACGAAATCGACCCGATCCCCGGGGGAGCCGTGTTCCGGGCGCCGGGGATCGCGGCACACCTGCGGACCGGTTTCTCCGTGGTACGCGACGGCCAGGACGCCGTGGGCGAAGTGGTGCTGAACGTCGGTGAGTCGACCGTCGCGGTCTTCACCGTCTGCGCGGCGGACGGGGCCGCGCCACCGGCGCCGACCGTCGACGCCACCACGGAACAGCTCTGGGAGGTCGTCGACTTCTGGCAGCGGTGGGTGCGCACCTCCCACTACCGGGGCCGCTGGTCCGACATGGTCATCCGCTCCGCCATCACGCTCAAGCTGCTCACCTACGCCCCCTCCGGCGCACCGGTCGCGGCGGCGACCACGGGCCTGCCGGAGCAGGTCGGCGGCGAACGCAACTGGGACTACCGCTACACCTGGGTCAGGGACGGCGCGCTGTCGGTCCGGGCCCTGCTCGACCTCGGGTTCGTGGACGAGGCGATCGCCTTCACCCACTGGCTCGGCGACCGGCTCCGGGAGGACAGCGGAGAGGAGCCCCTCCGGATCATGTACCGCGTCGACGGGGAACCGCTGCTGACGGAGGAGATCCTGGCCCACTTCGAGGGCTACCGGGGCTCGTACCCGGTACGGCTCGGCAACGCGGCCGCCGGCCAGTTGCAGCTCGACATCTACGGCGAGGCCCTCTACGCCCTGTCCGAAGGCCGTGAGGTGGGCGTCCAGGCGGGCTACCAGGGCTGGCAAGTCGTGGCCCGGACGCTCGACTGGCTCGTGGACCACTGGGACCGGCCCGACGAGGGGATCTGGGAGACCCGCGGCGGACGGCAGGACTTCACCTACAGCCGGGTGATGTGCTGGGCGGCGTTCGACCGCGGCCTTCGCCTGGCGTCCGAACTCAGCCGACCCGCCGACACCGCCCGGTGGACCAGCACCAGGGACGCCATCCTCGAACAGGTCATGGACCGGGGCTGGAGCGAATCCGAGCAGGCGTTCGTCCAGTACTACGGCGGGGGAGTGCTGGACGCCTCGCTGCTGCTGATGCCCAGGGTGGGGTTCCTCGCCCCGAAGGACCCGGGCTGGCTCGCCACGCTCGATGCCATGGACCGCACACTCGTGTCCGACAGCCTCGTCTACCGCTACGACCCCGCGGCGTCCCCGGACGGACTGCGGGGGTCCGAGGGCACGTTCAGCCTCTGTACGTTCCTCTACGTCGACGCCCTGGCCCGCGCGGGCCGGCTGCGCAAGGCCCGCTACACCTTCGAGAAGATGCTCACGTACGCCAACCACGTCGGCCTGTTCGCCGAGGAGATCGGCCCCAGTGGTGAGCAACTCGGCAATTTCCCGCAGGCGTTCACCCACCTCTCGCTCATCACGGCGGCCCGGACCCTGGACGAGGCGCTGGACCGGGCACGCGCCGGGGAACGCGGCTGA
- a CDS encoding DUF6011 domain-containing protein encodes MESAEPLPEPLPGPGTGPSPEDDRPGRTARRRVVRCRMCGRPLTGTESRRTGLGPACDAKLHPAPPDIRTRRHEVEQDPLPGI; translated from the coding sequence GTGGAATCCGCCGAGCCCCTCCCCGAGCCCCTCCCCGGACCCGGTACCGGACCCTCGCCCGAGGACGACCGGCCAGGCCGTACCGCCCGGCGACGGGTGGTGCGCTGTCGCATGTGCGGGCGCCCGCTCACCGGTACGGAGTCACGCCGCACCGGCCTCGGCCCCGCCTGCGACGCCAAACTCCACCCGGCGCCGCCGGACATCCGCACCCGCCGCCACGAGGTCGAGCAGGACCCGCTGCCCGGCATCTGA
- a CDS encoding RNA helicase encodes MTLIDQLPPTDDPDALFEAFSSWTETQGITLYPAQEEALIEVVSGANVILSTPTGSGKSLVAAGAHFTALAQDKVTFYTAPIKALVSEKFFDLCKLFGTENVGMLTGDASVNADAPVICCTAEVLASIALRDGKYADIGQVVMDEFHFYAEPDRGWAWQIPLLELPQAQFILMSATLGDVRMFEEDLTRRTGRPTSVVRSATRPVPLSYEYRLTPITETLTELLDTRQSPVYIVHFTQAAAVERAQSLMSINMCTKEEKEKIADLIGNFRFTTKFGQNLSRYVRHGIGVHHAGMLPKYRRLVEKLAQAGLLKVICGTDTLGVGVNVPIRTVLFTALTKYDGTRVRTLRAREFHQIAGRAGRAGFDTAGFVVAQAPEHVIENEKAVKKAGDDPKKKRKVVRKKAPEGFVAWSETTFDKLIQSDPEPLTSRFRVTHTMLLSVIARPGNAFEAMRHLLEDNHEPRRAQLRHIRRAIAIYRSLLDGGVVEQLDKPDAEGRIVRLTVDLQQDFALNQPLSTFALAAFDLLDPDSPSYALDMVSVVESTLDDPRQILAAQQNKARGEAVGQMKADGVEYEERMELLQEVTYPKPLSELLWHAYDVYRRSHPWVGDHPVSPKSVIRDMYERAMTFTEFTSNYELARTEGIVLRYLASAYKALEHTIPDDIKSEDLEDLIAWLGEMVRQVDSSLLDEWEQLANPEVETAEQAQERADEVKPVTANARAFRVLVRNAMFRRVELAALDKVGELGELDGDAGWDEDAWGDAMDAYWDEYEDLGTGPDARGPKLLKIDEDAAHGLWRVRQTFADPNGDHDWGISAEVDLAASDEEGRAVVRVTSVGQL; translated from the coding sequence GTGACCCTTATCGATCAGCTGCCCCCGACCGACGACCCCGACGCCCTCTTCGAGGCTTTCTCGTCATGGACCGAGACACAGGGCATCACCCTCTACCCGGCTCAGGAGGAGGCGCTGATCGAGGTGGTCTCCGGCGCGAATGTGATCCTTTCCACCCCGACCGGTTCCGGAAAGAGCCTGGTCGCGGCGGGTGCGCACTTCACCGCGCTGGCCCAGGACAAGGTCACCTTCTACACCGCGCCGATCAAGGCGCTGGTCTCGGAGAAGTTCTTCGACCTGTGCAAGCTGTTCGGTACGGAGAACGTCGGCATGCTCACCGGCGACGCCTCGGTCAACGCCGACGCCCCGGTGATCTGCTGCACGGCCGAGGTGCTGGCCTCCATCGCGCTGCGCGACGGCAAGTACGCCGACATCGGCCAGGTCGTGATGGACGAGTTCCACTTCTACGCCGAGCCGGACCGCGGCTGGGCCTGGCAGATCCCGCTGCTGGAGCTGCCGCAGGCCCAGTTCATCCTGATGTCGGCCACGCTCGGTGACGTCCGGATGTTCGAGGAGGACCTGACCCGCCGCACCGGCCGCCCCACCTCCGTGGTGCGCTCCGCGACCCGGCCGGTCCCGCTCAGCTACGAATACCGGCTGACCCCGATCACCGAGACCCTCACCGAGCTGCTGGACACCAGGCAGTCACCGGTCTACATCGTGCACTTCACCCAGGCCGCGGCCGTCGAGCGCGCGCAGTCGCTGATGAGCATCAACATGTGCACCAAGGAGGAGAAGGAGAAGATCGCCGATCTGATCGGCAACTTCCGCTTCACCACCAAGTTCGGCCAGAACCTCTCCCGCTATGTGCGGCACGGCATCGGGGTGCACCACGCGGGCATGCTGCCGAAGTACCGGCGCCTGGTGGAGAAGCTCGCCCAGGCCGGTCTGCTGAAGGTGATCTGCGGTACGGACACCCTCGGCGTCGGCGTCAACGTCCCCATCCGCACGGTGCTGTTCACGGCGCTCACCAAGTACGACGGCACCCGCGTCCGTACGCTGCGCGCCCGGGAGTTCCACCAGATCGCCGGCCGTGCGGGCCGGGCCGGCTTCGACACGGCGGGCTTCGTCGTGGCCCAGGCGCCCGAGCACGTCATCGAGAACGAGAAGGCCGTCAAGAAGGCGGGCGACGACCCGAAGAAGAAGCGCAAGGTGGTCCGCAAGAAGGCCCCCGAGGGCTTCGTCGCCTGGTCGGAGACCACCTTCGACAAGCTGATCCAGTCCGACCCGGAGCCCCTGACCTCCCGCTTCCGGGTCACACACACCATGCTGCTGTCCGTGATCGCGCGTCCCGGCAATGCCTTCGAGGCGATGCGGCATCTGCTGGAGGACAACCACGAGCCGCGCCGGGCGCAGCTGCGGCACATCCGCCGGGCCATCGCGATCTACCGCTCGCTACTGGACGGCGGTGTCGTCGAGCAGCTCGACAAGCCGGACGCGGAGGGCCGGATCGTCCGGCTCACCGTCGACCTCCAGCAGGACTTCGCGCTCAACCAGCCGCTGTCCACCTTCGCGCTGGCCGCGTTCGACCTGCTGGACCCGGACTCCCCCTCGTACGCGCTGGACATGGTCTCCGTGGTCGAGTCGACGCTCGACGACCCGCGGCAGATCCTCGCCGCGCAGCAGAACAAGGCGCGCGGCGAGGCGGTCGGGCAGATGAAGGCGGACGGCGTCGAGTACGAGGAGCGGATGGAGCTGCTCCAGGAGGTCACGTACCCGAAGCCGCTGAGCGAGCTGCTGTGGCACGCGTACGACGTGTACCGCAGGAGCCATCCGTGGGTGGGCGACCACCCGGTCTCGCCGAAGTCCGTGATCCGTGACATGTACGAACGCGCCATGACGTTCACGGAGTTCACCTCCAACTACGAGCTGGCCCGCACCGAGGGCATCGTGCTGCGCTATCTCGCCAGTGCGTACAAGGCGCTTGAGCACACCATCCCGGACGACATCAAGTCCGAGGACCTGGAGGACCTGATCGCCTGGCTGGGCGAGATGGTCCGCCAGGTGGACTCCAGCCTGCTGGACGAGTGGGAACAGCTCGCCAACCCGGAGGTGGAGACCGCCGAGCAGGCCCAGGAGCGGGCCGACGAGGTGAAGCCGGTCACGGCCAACGCCCGCGCCTTCCGGGTGCTGGTGCGCAACGCGATGTTCCGCCGGGTGGAGCTGGCCGCGCTGGACAAGGTGGGCGAACTCGGCGAGCTGGACGGCGACGCGGGCTGGGACGAGGACGCGTGGGGCGATGCGATGGACGCCTACTGGGACGAGTACGAAGACCTGGGCACCGGTCCGGACGCCCGCGGCCCGAAGCTGCTGAAGATCGACGAGGATGCGGCGCACGGTCTGTGGCGGGTCCGGCAGACCTTCGCCGATCCGAACGGCGACCACGACTGGGGCATCAGCGCGGAGGTCGATCTGGCCGCTTCCGACGAGGAGGGCCGGGCCGTTGTCCGCGTGACCTCCGTCGGTCAGCTGTGA
- a CDS encoding DUF6325 family protein: MSSETDETGPIDYLVVEFPGNRMTGEGLPLLVDLVDRGIIRILDLVFVRKDQDGTVAGVELSELTADGHEDLTVFEGVSSGLLGRDDIDEVSAVLEPGSAAGIVIYENVWAGPLAAALRRSGGRLVANGRIPIQEVLASLDAAEAGSRA, from the coding sequence GTGAGCAGCGAGACCGACGAGACAGGGCCGATCGACTACCTGGTGGTCGAGTTCCCGGGAAACCGGATGACGGGCGAAGGACTGCCCCTGCTGGTCGATCTGGTCGACCGGGGAATCATCCGGATCCTGGACCTGGTCTTCGTCAGGAAGGACCAGGACGGCACCGTCGCGGGCGTGGAACTCTCCGAGCTGACCGCGGACGGCCATGAAGACCTCACCGTGTTCGAAGGCGTGTCCTCCGGCCTGCTCGGCCGGGACGACATCGACGAGGTGAGCGCGGTTCTCGAACCCGGCAGCGCTGCCGGGATCGTCATCTACGAGAACGTGTGGGCCGGACCGCTCGCGGCCGCCCTGCGCCGCTCCGGGGGGCGGCTCGTCGCCAACGGGCGCATCCCGATCCAGGAGGTCCTGGCATCGCTCGACGCGGCCGAGGCCGGGTCCAGGGCCTGA
- a CDS encoding DUF389 domain-containing protein: MDMIHVRAVSPPDLTDQVVDRLAGDPCVLNLMVQPGAARNPDGDGIACDVLTGAANDVLRSLRALHLDRRGSIVIEPVDMVFSGRAAEAGTERLGPLARAPVWEQVEARIRAEGRYPPSFYLYLVIAGLIGSVGIVTNSQILIVAAMVVGPEYGAIVSVALGIDRGDPPRIRQGLTALFTGFLLTILVTFLFSLLIRGFGLQSAAFDAGLRPVSNLINTPNFFSVAVATLAGIVGIVSLTEARTSALLGVFISVTTIPAAADLSVSTAFTSWSDARGSLIQLLVNIAVLIVVGTAALKCQRAIWRRVGLRHGRADRQ; encoded by the coding sequence ATGGACATGATCCATGTCCGCGCGGTGAGCCCGCCGGACCTGACCGACCAGGTGGTGGACCGGCTGGCCGGTGATCCCTGTGTGCTGAACCTGATGGTGCAGCCGGGGGCGGCACGCAATCCGGACGGCGACGGCATCGCGTGCGACGTGCTGACGGGAGCCGCCAATGACGTGCTGCGCAGCCTGCGCGCACTGCACCTGGACCGGCGCGGCTCCATCGTCATCGAACCGGTGGACATGGTCTTCTCCGGACGGGCGGCCGAGGCCGGGACCGAGCGGCTCGGGCCACTGGCCCGCGCACCCGTGTGGGAGCAGGTGGAGGCCCGCATCCGCGCCGAGGGGAGATACCCGCCGAGTTTCTATCTGTACCTGGTCATCGCGGGCCTCATCGGCTCGGTCGGGATCGTCACCAACTCCCAGATCCTGATTGTCGCGGCGATGGTCGTCGGCCCCGAGTACGGTGCCATCGTCAGCGTCGCCCTGGGCATCGACCGGGGCGACCCGCCGAGGATCCGGCAGGGACTGACGGCGCTGTTCACGGGCTTCCTGCTGACGATCCTCGTCACCTTCCTCTTCAGTCTCCTGATCCGCGGATTCGGCCTCCAGTCGGCAGCGTTCGACGCAGGGCTGCGGCCGGTCTCCAACCTGATCAACACCCCCAATTTCTTCTCGGTCGCCGTGGCGACGCTGGCCGGCATCGTCGGCATCGTGTCCCTCACCGAGGCCAGGACGAGCGCCCTGCTGGGCGTCTTCATCTCGGTCACGACCATCCCGGCCGCCGCGGACCTCAGCGTCTCCACCGCGTTCACCAGCTGGTCCGATGCCCGGGGTTCGCTCATCCAGCTGCTGGTCAACATCGCGGTGCTGATCGTGGTGGGCACGGCCGCGCTCAAGTGTCAGCGTGCGATCTGGCGGCGGGTCGGCCTGCGCCACGGCCGCGCGGACCGACAGTAG
- a CDS encoding acyl-CoA thioesterase II, whose amino-acid sequence MTNPAERLVDLLDLERIEVNIFRGRSPQESLQRVFGGQVAGQALVAAGRTTDGDRPVHSLHAYFLRPGRPGVPIVYEVERVRDGRSFTTRRVTAVQQGRTIFNLTASFHRPEEAGFEHQLPPAREVPDPEELPTVAEEVREHLGVLPEALERMARRQPFDIRYVDRLRWTKEEVKGADPRSAVWMRAVGPLGDDPLVHTCALTYASDMTLLDAVRIPVEPLWGPRGFDMASLDHAMWFHRPFRADEWFLYDQESPVATGGRGLARGRIYDRGGNLLVSVVQEGLFRRLGG is encoded by the coding sequence ATGACGAATCCCGCCGAGCGCCTGGTCGATCTGCTCGACCTGGAGCGGATCGAGGTCAACATCTTCCGCGGGCGCAGCCCTCAGGAGTCCCTGCAGCGGGTCTTCGGCGGGCAGGTCGCCGGGCAGGCACTGGTCGCGGCAGGCCGGACCACCGACGGGGACCGGCCGGTCCACTCGCTGCACGCGTACTTCCTGCGTCCGGGGCGTCCGGGGGTGCCGATCGTGTACGAGGTGGAGCGCGTCCGGGACGGCCGGTCGTTCACCACGCGCCGGGTCACGGCCGTCCAGCAGGGCCGGACGATCTTCAATCTGACGGCGTCCTTCCACCGGCCGGAGGAGGCGGGCTTCGAGCACCAGCTGCCGCCGGCCCGCGAGGTCCCGGATCCCGAGGAGCTGCCGACCGTCGCCGAGGAGGTCCGGGAGCACCTGGGCGTGCTGCCGGAGGCGCTGGAGCGGATGGCTCGGCGGCAGCCCTTCGACATCCGGTACGTCGACCGGCTGCGCTGGACGAAGGAGGAGGTCAAGGGCGCCGACCCGCGCAGCGCGGTGTGGATGCGGGCGGTCGGCCCGCTGGGCGACGATCCGCTGGTGCACACCTGTGCGCTGACGTACGCCAGTGATATGACGCTGCTCGACGCGGTCCGTATCCCGGTGGAGCCGCTGTGGGGTCCGCGCGGCTTCGACATGGCGTCGCTGGACCACGCGATGTGGTTCCACCGGCCGTTCCGGGCCGACGAGTGGTTCCTGTACGACCAGGAGTCGCCGGTCGCCACGGGCGGTCGGGGGCTGGCGCGTGGCCGGATCTACGACCGCGGCGGCAATCTGCTGGTGTCCGTGGTGCAGGAGGGGCTGTTCCGCCGTCTCGGCGGTTAG